The Bacillus thuringiensis region GTGTATGTGAAGTGAGAAAAAAGGTGCTCTATTTAGAGCACCTTTTTTAATAGTTTACAGGATCAAATAAGCCTTTTTTGTATGTTCTATAAATCATAGTTACAACTTCAGCTCTTGTAGCAACGTCTTGTGGACGAGAACCATCAAAAATTCCATTTCCAGATGCCCAATTAGTTGTTGTACCGAAACCAGGCCATGATTTATTAGTGTAAGCTATGTATCTAAAGCTATAAAGGAATGAACCCATTTCTTCACGAGTTACCCAGTTAGTTGGACGTCCATCTTCAGCAATTCGTAGTTGTTTTGCAAAACTACGAGCATCATTGTAGTTATAACCATTAGCACCAGTATACAATCTTTCCATAATTAGCCATGCATCTTGTCGAGTTGCTGGGCTATCACGTAAATCGGTATTTATAATACCTTTATTAAATGCCCAATTCATTTGTGGATCCGCCCAATGTGCTGATGCTGCTTGAGGCGAAATTGTTGCGAAACCAGCAGATAGCGTTATAGTTGCTGCAGCAACAACTATAAATTTTTTAATTTTTTTTAACATCTTTTCCATTCCTTCCCTTATACCTTTGTTACAAATGTTATATTAATATATTTAGTTTTAAAAGTAAATAGATATATTTAGATTTACGATATTCTTTTAGGAATAATTTGTGACGTTAACAACAAAATGGAATTATAAATATGAATTTTTTATTTGAATCAATATAAGATGAGTAATTAAATGATATGAAACACCGCATATGGCTGTAGGTGGGGTAATTCGTATAGGGAAAACAGTTTTTTTAAAATATGTTTGCTTCTTTATCATTAGCAAATCCAAATCATGCTCATTTTTATGTAATTGATTTAAAAGAAGAAGGATTGGAATTTAGTGAATATAAGAAACTGAAACAAATAGAAGATAGGTATATAAGTGTTAACAAGTTTGCAAACTAACTTGCTAGCACTTATATAGAATAGACAAAAATTATCGCTGATATGTCGTCTTTGAAAATAGCCTAAATCAGTTAAATCACACTTATACGAAATCCTCATAAAAACAGTTTATAGCATTATGTACTATTCAATTGAGAAACCTTCAATTCAAATAGGACGCAAGTTAAGTGGATTAAAATTAAAGCAACAAATCAACGGTAGTAATAATAAAGCTGGATAAAATCAAGTTTTATGTATTAAAAGAGGCAAAACTGCCTCTTTATTATTTTTAACAAAATACGGATTTTGTATGGGGTTTCCTGTAATCAATTCACCACGAATAAGGTTGTCTCATATTATGTAAAGATTGCTCTATTAAGATTATAAAAGGATGTGAACGCTTTGGAAGATGTTTATGTAAAAATTGACAGTTTAAAAGCAGAACAAAAAGAACTAATGCGAGATATTCGTAATTTAGAAACTCGCACAACAATTAATGAGAAAGACATAGCTACAATTAATAAGCAATTAGAAAAGATTAGCATGAATACAACTTGGATTTTACGAATTATTATTAGTGCAATTACTATGTCAGTTTTGGGCTTAATATTAAAAGGAATGATTTAGAATTTAAAAATAATAGTACTTATGGAGAGAGGGACAAGTGTCTCTCTTTATTTTTACCATTTTAGCCAAGAGGGTTCCTTTAGAACATGGCATAGGTAATATCTGTACGATTATGTGAGACATTAGTCAGTACTTATAGATGGTAAAGTAGACGTATATAATTTAAAACCCATGCAACAATACAAATAATAATTTGTATGTGAGCTTAAAAAATCTCAAGATGGCCCTGAAGAGGAGGGGGCTTGGTATTTTTCATTTTGTTTTGCTAACTTGATGTTGATGTGACGTAACCTTCAGTATTAAAAAATTTAAAAAAGTCCCTCAATAATGTTAAAGGGACTTTGCTTACGCAAATGATCTGTAAATCAATTTATCTTTGATATACAGATCATTTGTATGATAATATGTATAAAGAATTGTTAAACAATGAAATTACATAAATGCTTTTAGAAGTTCTTGAATTAATGGGATTGCTCCACCTATAAATTTTAAAACTGCCATTGCGATTTCCATAGTATGCTCTCCTTTGTTTTCGTATTAAGATGAGGTAAATCTTTATAATCCAATTATAGTAAGCGCTTACATTTATAACGATACATTTTTGTATGCAATGTTGCATATTTATACGTTTAGACAAAAATTATACCTCTATTAGTCATTTTTAATGGTACTATAGCGAGGTGAGAGTCTTTAATGGTTCTCCCTAATAGGAGGAAATATGGAAAGAGTGCAAGTAATTTATAGTAATCTAAAAATTAAAAGTTGGGCTAAACAGGTATTAGCTGTAGGAGGAATATTAGGGTTCTGCTACTTGGTGTTATATGTTTTTAGTTTCTTAGTTATTATGTAAATATTATATAACTAAACTAGTAGAGTCTTGCCTAGATAGGTAAGGCTTTTTTGTTGTTATTTTTGAGATGAGTAAACTACATACAAGACCTCTCAAGTTTGTCAGGTACTATGTACGGAGCCTTATTTCTCTATGTTTTAGACACTAACTCCTATTACTGAAAGTAAATAAACTTCAATTTAAAAGTTTCCATTTATATTGAAAACACAATTGTATTGATAAAAAATATGTGTTTATTAGATACATCTCAAAAAGACAAGCATAAGTTATATGACGTTTTGGTGGAATCTTTTTATCTTTGAAAAGGATTTAAATCTTATAAATAGATTTGATCCTTTTCTGTATACCGTAATTCTTATATTAACATATAAATATAATATACTGAAAATAATTTAAAAGCAAGAATATTAATAGGGGTCCACCACATGCCCATCAACTTAAGACTTTAAAGTAGCCCCTATACGAAGAATTTTTTTAAATTGATATATTTGTACCACAATTATTTTTGTATGTGGTTAAAACTAGTTTTTAAGAAGCATATGTTTTAGCAACTGCAGAAATTCTTTATCACTTTTATCATCTTTCATATAATCCTGTTCATAGTTAAAAATCATTCGCACTAACATAAAAGCTGTTAGCGGTAATGGTACCTTATGAAAAGTCCCTTGCTTATAACCTTTTTCAAGCAAATTACTTATCATTTTAATTGCTTCTTCTTCAGATTGTTTAAAACAAGTTGTAATTTCAGGTGAATGGTACTCTTTATATTCTTGAAAGAGTGTAGAAACAAATGGGTCTTGATGATATTCTAGGCTGATATAATGAAGGATTTTTTGTATTCGTAGTAAAACATCCTTTTCCTCTTTATATAAATCAAATAATTGTGAGCGTTTAAGTTGAATATGACGCATATAGCAGTCACATAAAATTTGAGTTTTATCTGTATAGTAATAATAAATAGTTCCTTTACCAACTTTAGCTTTCTTTGCAATTTCATCAACCGTTGTGTTACGAACACCACGCGTAGAGAACAGTATTGTGGCAGATTGAATGATTTTCATTTTTTTATTTTCTTTTTCTAATCTTATCATTGTCTACACCCTATCCTTGAAATATTTAGCGAAGTTTTCTTTCATTACATTCTCTATCAGTCTATTTGTCATTTGTTAACGCCTAATAGAAAGTCCTCTAGTTGCTTCTTATAGAATAACACACATCATTCCTATATCTAGTATATAACCATAATAGAATACGATTTTACATCCTAAGAATAGAAAGGAGAGTATGAAATCATAAGTTATTAATTGGACGATGAGAATTCAAGTGAAAGGAAATGGCGATCTCCTCATCGGTTGAATAATTTGATTTTTTACTCAATTCGTTTTATTATATAAACATGACTAAAAGATGCTTTTAGTCGGATTTTTTTACGGAAAACCGACTGGTATTTGATTCTGGTCGGTTTCTATACTATTTGAGAGAAGGTAGACACTATGTGTGGAATTGCAGGGTGGATAGACTGGACTAAAGACTTGACTAATGAACAAGAAACGTTAAAAAAAATGACAGATGCTATCATTCACCGAGGACCTGATGCAGAGGGGCATTGGTTTTCAAAACGAGCGGCATTAGGTCATCGACGTCTCATTGTCATTGATCCTGAAGGTGGCCTTCAACCTATGCTGTATAAAGATGGAAATAATACGATTGGTCTTACGTTCAATGGAGAAATTTATAACTATCAAGAATTACGTAAAGAACTTGAGGAGAAAGGTCATGAATTTCAGACAAAGTCTGATACTGAGGTATTACTACATGCCTATTTAGAATGGCAAGAAGATTGTGTTCAACACTTAAATGGGATTTTTGCTTTTGGTATTTGGGATGAAAGATTTGGGAAATTGATGCTTGGTCGTGATCATCTAGGTGTGAAGCCTTTATTTTTCGCTCAAAGAGGGAGTGCAATTCTCTTTGGTTCAGAGTTAAAAGTTTTACTTTCGCACCCACTTGTAGATGCAGAAGTAGATAAAGAAGGACTTTCTGAGATATTTTGTCTTGGACCAACACGTACCCCAGGTCATGCAATTTTCAAGGATATACACGAAGTGCGTGCTGGCCATTATATGACGTTTACCTCTAATGGCTCGAATACGACACAGTATTGGAAACTTGAAAGTAAAAACCATATAGATGATATTGATATGACAGTGGAGACTATCCGCTCCATTTTACAAGATACGGTTAAACGTCAGTTAATTGCTGATAGACCAGTGGTATCTATGCTTTCCGGAGGTTTGGATTCAAGTGGTCTAACAGGTTTAGCAGGAAACGAATTTGGGAATAAAGGGGAAAACCTTCATACATATTCCCTGAATTTCATCAATGATGAAAAAGACTTTGAGCAAGACTTCCTTCGTTTTGATCGTGATGAACCTTGGGTGAAACGTGTGGCTGAATATGTAGGAACAAAGCATCACTCTATAGAGTTGGGATCAGATAGTTTAATAGAGCATTTATTAATTCCAATGCGAGCACGTGATCTACCAGGAGTTGGAGAACTAGAAACATCACTTTATTTGCTATTTAAGGAAATGAAAAAAGAAGCAACAGTTGCACTTTCAGGCGAATCCGCAGATGAAGTGTTCTCAGGATATCCATGGTTCCATCAAGAACAGTTTTTAGATGCAGAGATATTCCCTTGGGGTGTTAATTTATGGTATAGTACAGAAATTTTATCAGACGATCTTAAAGCGAAGATTAGCCCTGAAAAATATCAAAAACAAAAATTTGAAGATGCGGTTGCTGAGGTTCCTTTTTTAGAAGGTGAAAGTGATCTGCAAATGAAGCAACGTCAAATGTCTTACATGTTTATTACACGTTTCTTGCCATTTATGCTTGAACGAAAAGATCGTACAAGTATGATGAATGGCTTTGAAGTACGCGTTCCATTTTGCGATTACCGGCTTGTAGAATACTTATGGAATGTTCCATTCGAAATGAAAAGCATAGACAATATTGAAAAAGGTATTTTACGTCGAGCTTTTGAAAATGTACTTCCAGAGGATGTACTTTATCGCAAAAAAAGTGCATATCCAAGCACAAAGGATGCTTCATATCTACAAGGTATTAGTGATTGGATGTTACATGTGTTGAACGATCCTCAATCACCTATTTTACCATTAATAAATGTAGAAAGAGTTCGTGCTATTGCAGAAGGAAAAGACAAAGTAATTTCTGGTAATGATGCACGAAGTATAATAGATTATTTACTTCAAGTTAATAGTTGGCTTCAGGAATATAATATTAAATTAGTATGATAAATGTAATTTTCGAATAAAGAGGATAGATGAGTCCTCAATGACCTAAGTGAACCGCATCTCCAATGTATTAGATAGTTATCTAACATTTGGAGATGCGGTTTTATTATCTCGATTTGCAATAACGCTAATCAGTTAGTAAATTAGAATTGAATAAGGGACATGGAAAGAACTAGGGGGAATAATATGAATTGGAGGTCCCACGTAAAGGAGAATACGATGAACCTTTTAATTAGAGAATTAGTAGTAGATGATTTAGACGATTTACCGGAGATTGATGATAGTTTTATAGTAAATTCTCGGTTGATTTTTTCTCTTTCAAAAGTAAATAAGCAAATAGAATATACAGTAGAAGACGTTCCAAGTTATGAGAAAAGTTATTTACAAGACCAATATGATGATGAACTAGCATACACTGAATATATAAATAATCCTGAACAAGTAATTTACATAGCAATTTTACATGATCAAATTATAGGAGTAATGGTATTGAAAAAGAATTGGAATCACTATGCTTACATAGAAGATATAAAGGTGGATAAAAAATATCGTTCACTTGGAGTTGGTAGGAGGTTAATTGAGCAAGCAACACAGTGGGCAAAAGAAAGCAATATGCCAGGTATAATGCTTGAAACACAAAATAATAATGTAGCAGCATGTAGGTTCTATGAAAAATGTGGGTTTGTAATAGGTGGGTTGGATTTTTTAGTATATAGAGGGATACATGAAGAAAGCGATGAAGTTGCAATGTATTGGTATTTGCATTTCAAATGAAAGTAAACCAAAACTCGAATATATAAATTCCTCGCTGTTACATTCGGGACAAGCAAATAACTAAAAGAAAAAGAAGGTTTCTTTCCGAGAGTAGGGGCATCTTTAATCTTGCTACCGATAATCAGATGATATGTTAATTAGATTTTGATATTGTATGCATCGTCTTTTCTTCAATTAAATAAAAAATACATCCTTATAGGGATGTATTTTTTATTAATAATAATGTTATAAATTATTCTACATGAACCGATATACTTTTAGATAATACTTGCATTGAGAAAGGAACTCTAGCTTCAAAAGCTATAGTGTTTGTTGAATTTGGTGTATTTGAGAAGATGTAAGAATCCTTAATACGTAATCTAAATGTTTTTTCAGATCCGAATGGACCAGTATAAGAACTGACTTCGTCTAAAGAACTTCCTGAATATCTAACACCATTAACAGTTAAAGCCTCAGAATATGAATCCGGTGTACCTACTTCACTAACTTTCACATAAAGGTAATCGCCTTTAAGAACAGGAATAGATAAGTAAGAACTTGCACTATACATTTTGTTATTATCGCCTACAGCACTAATACTAACACTTCGTAATGGAGAAGAATCCGCCTTTGAAATAGTTGGTAAAAATGCTAGTGTAAGTGCAAAACACATAGCTAACATGCCCATAAATTTTTTCATATTAACAACTCCTTAGGTATGTATTGAACATCCTGTATTTTACAGGTTAAAAATGTAAATTTCAATATTGTTATATAAAGAATAATTATGTAATTATGCATATTTGATATAAAGTATACCAAAACTCGGATACATAAATCCGTTGCTGTTACATTAGGGTTACGAAAATAACTAAAAGAAAAAGGCGTCTACAAAAAAAAAATTCTATTCTTATATTTGTAGGATAGTTTTAGATAAAAAAAATAAAGAGTTTAGTAATATATATATGTATTAATGTAAAATATATATTGCATATATTTTGTTAATAATTTAATATATGGAATATAAGATTTATGGTATGAAGTTATCATTTACTAATGAGACATATTTAAAGTCTATAAGTAAAGAGACAATTACAAGAGTAAAAAAAGTCTAATTCAACTGGAGTTTACCGATATTGTAAACGCTACGCGAAAAACCAGTAGTCATATTGAAAGTAATAAGTTTAACCCTTTTATTAAAATTTGCATTCATATAGCTAAAACATTAGATAAAAGTTTAGATAAATTATTTTGGGAGGAACTTTAAAATGGAAAAATTAAAAAAATGGTTTTCACTCAGTACACACTCAGATGAAAGAATTCAACAAATCGAAATGAAAATTTGGGCGCAATCTGGAATTATTGTCCTACTTTTAGCTTTTATAGATGTTGTAATAAGGGGAGCATATCTACACCACCCATTCCTAGAATGGATTGCTTCATTAGCCATTATAATTTGTTATATGATATTCTTTTTTATTAAATCTATTCTGACTGGCGTTTATGAAACTGATATTAATAATAAAGAGCAATTAAAAGAAAAATTAAAAGAAAAAATGAGTGATACCTTTATCTTGTGTTTTGTAGCAATAGGTGCTACCACATACAAATATAATTTACCTGAAGATTTCGTTGGATGGTTAGCAGTAATAGCAAAATTTATTATACTTTTTGCTTTCCTATTTGGTGTTCAATATCTTATTACAGTAATAGCTTGGAAGAGATCAAATGAAATTTAATACATATAGACAAAAAAGCTTATCCTTTAGTATTTAATGATAAGCTTTTTTATTATTTTTTTTCGTTTTTTTTGTTTTTGGTGTATTTCCTTCTCTTAGGTTGATAGCGATGCGGTGTTACTCCATCACTATCAATTTAAAAGAATGATTCCACGTTTTAAGAAGTAATTAATTTGTTTTGATTGAAAATAGATTATAAAGTTAATATTTAAATATAAAGAATTTGAATATTAACATGTTATCGTTTGAATGATTCAGATATGGGATAGAAAGTCAATATTTGTATCTGAGGTCGTTTATACATATGAAAGAATTAAATTATGAAAAGGCGGTATGTATTATGAAAGCAATTAAATTAGCAGGCTTAACAATTGTAGCAAGTTTATTGTTGGCAGCGTGTGGTACTGAAGAAGCAAAAATAGAGCAAGATGCGAAGAAAGAGGAACAAAAAGAAAAAGTTAAAGCATTTCAGGAAGAAAAGCAGCAAGAACATAAGAAAGTAACTGTGCAGCAATCGACGGATAAATCAAAACAGCATGAAAATGTAATTAAGGAAACAGTTAAAGAAGAATCAAAAGCAGAGCCAACGCCAGTTAAACAGCCGAAAGCCAGTGGGTTAAATGAAGCGCAAGCAGAAGAAAAAGCGGAACAATCAGTGACAGCACAAGGCCAGGGAGCGCGTAATAAAGATGTGAAATTAAGTCAATTAGGAATTCAATCAGCAAAGGATGGAATAAAGGTGGCTGCACAGGCGCTAGACGTCCATATTGAAGCAAAAGACAGTCTAACTCGAATTGTTGTTATCGTTCCAGCGGGAACAACTAAAGAACGAGCGCAACAAGTAGGCGACATAGCAGCGCGCCAGGTGGCAAGTTTCGGGACAATGGGATTATATGTAGATTTGAAAACACCTTCAAAAGACTATTTAGGGGAATATTAGGAAAATTTCTCTGGTGATATCGGGATCTATGACAGCAACGAAAAACAATTAGTACGTGGATACATTTCCAAGTTAAATCCAACAAAAATTAAATGGTAAGAAAAACAAGATCCCTACACAATGTGTGGGGATTTTTCCATAAAGAAAAGACACCCAAAGGTGCCTTCTCCTACTTGATCTACATAAGACTTCTCTTACAGCACAAATATATCTAGGTTCCCACCCAATTACATTTTACTACAACTGTTTATATAGTTTTATTAATTTAATGTAAATTAATAAAGAAAAGACACCCAAAGGTGCCTTTCTCCGACTTGAACTACTTTAATTTTATATAAATATACACGTATTACCCCTTTGTTATACGTGTAAACACATCCTATAAAACAGAATCGTCTTTATACACCAGATTGTTAGTTCACTAAATATCAAGAGATTTAAGATCAATACGTTACGTCTTTCAAAAGAATCTGCTTTATAGAATGTATCCACAATTTATATTTTACTACATGTAATATTTATTTGGTGTATTTTTTGAGAATATGTATAATTGCATAAAGTTCACGAAAAAATGAGAGTATAATTTGGTATTGTGTAATAAAGATAAGGCCCACCTACGGAAATAGGTGGGCTTTTTTGGGGCAATACTATCTCAATGCATAAAAGGGAATTTATATTAAAATAATAGCATATTCTTAGAGTTCTTATATTGAGAAATAAAGAAAAGACACCCAAAGGTGCCTTCTCCAATAGTTTTTAGCAGAAACAACTGCATCCGATAATGATTAATAGTATAAAGAGTACAACGAGTAAAGCAAAGCCTCCAGCAAAACCACAGCCTTCGCCGCAACTACCACCATATCCCATAATTATAGTTCCTCCTTTAGATAAGAGAATAAAACTAGGGTTCATTTCATGGATTTTAATGGGTTCACTTTACCTTATGTTTTTACGTTTGAATTGAGCAGGTCTTTTTGAAAATAAGGGAAATATAATTTAATGTGTTTCCGCTGAATGTTGGTAAATTACACATTTTTTAAAACAGACTATTTAATTATATCAATAGTAAGATTATTGAATATAATGTATTAAATCCTAACAGAAGGGAGGATTAGCCATGCAATTAGTTTGTTTTAAAGTTGTAAATGGACAATACTTTTTAGTTGTAGAAGGTATCGAGATTCCTACGCCAATTCCAGCTTTTGCTGCAGCTTTATTAATTGGTTTAGGAGTAATCCCGCTTTGTTCTTAATTTAAGGAATTCCAAACGGCACTACCTTTCAATCGATAACCCTTAAGCATATGAATGCTTGGGGGTTTTCTTAAAATAAAAAAGAAAAGACGCCATAAGGCGTCCCCCACAATTAGGTAGATAAGACTTTAGTTTTCCAATCTAAAGGAATTTTGTATCAGCTCTTTGAAAGTATATCATAATATCTGATTGAATTATTATGCATTATTACATACTTTCCCCAAACACTCTAGTTTCTATTTGATAAAATAAAATAGAAACATTTCCAAAAATCAAATAAATATTTCTAAAAATCCCAAATATTTAAAAGGGCATCAAAAGTGATACATTTAAGGTGCAAATTATAAAAAAATATTAAAGGGGGAAAAAGCAGTATTAAAAAGCAATTATAAGCGGTGGGCAGTTATACAAGTTATATGAACCTGAATTTTGTTGAAAAAGGATACTCATTTAAGTGTACTTTTTCTGACTTGGACCAACTTAATTTTAATAATTTGAATGAAGAATCATCATTTGTTTATTCTGATTTCCGAAAAAGTTTTAATAGATTCATACTGAACAAATATACTTTTTAGGAAGAGGAGAGATTATTGATGGATAATCAATTACTGTATCAACAGCAAAAAAGAGAAAAGGCACTCGTGATTGGAGCTGGTATTGCAGGCTTAATTACTGCACGCGTGCTTTCCAGTTATTTTGAGACAGTGATAGTTATTGAAAAAGATGATTTACCCCAAAAACCATCTGAACGTCCAGGTACGCCTCAAGACTTTCATCCTCATCGTGTCTTACCACGTGGAGAAATAATTATGAACCGTTTCTTTCCTGGATATGTTGATGATTTATTAAATCTAGGGGCCCATAATGTCAAGAATGATAAAATGATTCGATTTTCTCCGTATGGGGCACTGGAACTAGTTATAGAACGAAAAGGTGCAGCGAGCAGTCGGGCATTGTTAGAATGGGCAATCCGCCAACGTGTACAAGA contains the following coding sequences:
- a CDS encoding protein phosphatase 2C, whose protein sequence is MLKKIKKFIVVAAATITLSAGFATISPQAASAHWADPQMNWAFNKGIINTDLRDSPATRQDAWLIMERLYTGANGYNYNDARSFAKQLRIAEDGRPTNWVTREEMGSFLYSFRYIAYTNKSWPGFGTTTNWASGNGIFDGSRPQDVATRAEVVTMIYRTYKKGLFDPVNY
- a CDS encoding hemolysin XhlA family protein, yielding MEDVYVKIDSLKAEQKELMRDIRNLETRTTINEKDIATINKQLEKISMNTTWILRIIISAITMSVLGLILKGMI
- a CDS encoding TetR/AcrR family transcriptional regulator, encoding MIRLEKENKKMKIIQSATILFSTRGVRNTTVDEIAKKAKVGKGTIYYYYTDKTQILCDCYMRHIQLKRSQLFDLYKEEKDVLLRIQKILHYISLEYHQDPFVSTLFQEYKEYHSPEITTCFKQSEEEAIKMISNLLEKGYKQGTFHKVPLPLTAFMLVRMIFNYEQDYMKDDKSDKEFLQLLKHMLLKN
- the asnB gene encoding asparagine synthase (glutamine-hydrolyzing), with amino-acid sequence MCGIAGWIDWTKDLTNEQETLKKMTDAIIHRGPDAEGHWFSKRAALGHRRLIVIDPEGGLQPMLYKDGNNTIGLTFNGEIYNYQELRKELEEKGHEFQTKSDTEVLLHAYLEWQEDCVQHLNGIFAFGIWDERFGKLMLGRDHLGVKPLFFAQRGSAILFGSELKVLLSHPLVDAEVDKEGLSEIFCLGPTRTPGHAIFKDIHEVRAGHYMTFTSNGSNTTQYWKLESKNHIDDIDMTVETIRSILQDTVKRQLIADRPVVSMLSGGLDSSGLTGLAGNEFGNKGENLHTYSLNFINDEKDFEQDFLRFDRDEPWVKRVAEYVGTKHHSIELGSDSLIEHLLIPMRARDLPGVGELETSLYLLFKEMKKEATVALSGESADEVFSGYPWFHQEQFLDAEIFPWGVNLWYSTEILSDDLKAKISPEKYQKQKFEDAVAEVPFLEGESDLQMKQRQMSYMFITRFLPFMLERKDRTSMMNGFEVRVPFCDYRLVEYLWNVPFEMKSIDNIEKGILRRAFENVLPEDVLYRKKSAYPSTKDASYLQGISDWMLHVLNDPQSPILPLINVERVRAIAEGKDKVISGNDARSIIDYLLQVNSWLQEYNIKLV
- the satA gene encoding streptothricin N-acetyltransferase SatA, with the protein product MNLLIRELVVDDLDDLPEIDDSFIVNSRLIFSLSKVNKQIEYTVEDVPSYEKSYLQDQYDDELAYTEYINNPEQVIYIAILHDQIIGVMVLKKNWNHYAYIEDIKVDKKYRSLGVGRRLIEQATQWAKESNMPGIMLETQNNNVAACRFYEKCGFVIGGLDFLVYRGIHEESDEVAMYWYLHFK
- a CDS encoding DUF6773 family protein: MEKLKKWFSLSTHSDERIQQIEMKIWAQSGIIVLLLAFIDVVIRGAYLHHPFLEWIASLAIIICYMIFFFIKSILTGVYETDINNKEQLKEKLKEKMSDTFILCFVAIGATTYKYNLPEDFVGWLAVIAKFIILFAFLFGVQYLITVIAWKRSNEI
- a CDS encoding YjcZ family sporulation protein, with product MGYGGSCGEGCGFAGGFALLVVLFILLIIIGCSCFC